A part of Neovison vison isolate M4711 chromosome 8, ASM_NN_V1, whole genome shotgun sequence genomic DNA contains:
- the PEX13 gene encoding peroxisome biogenesis factor 13 yields MASQPPPPPKPWETRRIPGAGPGPGPGPTFQSADLGPTLLTRPGQPTLTRVPPPILPRPSQQTGSSNVNTFRPAYSSFSSGYGAYGNSFYGSYSPYSYGYNGLGYNRLRVDDLPPSRFVQQAEESSRGAFQSIESIVHAFASVSMMMDATFSAVYNSFRAVLDVANHFSRLKIHFTKVFSAFALVRTIRYLYRRLQWMIGLRRGSENEDLWAESEGTVACLGTEDRAANSAKSWPIFLFFAVILGGPYLIWKLLSTHNDEITDNTNWASGEDDHVVARAEYDFAAVSEEEISFRAGDMLNLALKEQQPKVRGWLLASLDGQTTGLIPANYVKILGKRRGRKAVESSKISKQQQAFNNTTLTKGATAADSLDEQEAAFESVFVETNKVPVALDSTGKGGDKQDL; encoded by the exons aTCTGCTGATTTGGGTCCTACTTTATTGACAAGACCTGGACAACCTACGCTTACCAGAGTGCCCCCACCTATTCTTCCAAGGCCATCACAGCAGACAGGAAGCAGCAATGTGAATACTTTCAGACCTGCTTATAGTTCATTTTCTTCAGGATATGGTGCCTATGGAAATTCATTTTATGGAAGCTATAGCCCTTATAGTTATGGATATAATGGGTTGGGCTATAACCGCCTTCGTGTAGATGATCTGCCACCTAGTAGATTTGTTCAGCAAGCTGAAGAAAGCAGCAGAGGTGCATTTCAGTCCATTGAAAGTATTGTGCATGCATTTGCCTCCGTCAGTATGATGATGGATGCTACCTTTTCAGCTGTCTATAACAGTTTCAGGGCTGTATTGGATGTAGCAAATCACTTTTCCcgattaaaaatacatttcacaaaGGTTTTTTCAGCTTTTGCGTTAGTTAGGACTATAAGGTATCTTTACAGACGATTGCAGTGGATGATAGGTTTAAGAAGAGGCTCTGAGAATGAGGACTTATGGGCAGAAAGTGAAGGAACTGTGGCTTGCCTTGGTACTGAGGACAGAGCAGCTAACTCAGCAAAATCTTGGCCAATATTCTTGTTCTTTGCTGTTATCCTTGGTGGTCCTTACCTCATCTGGAAACTGCTGTCTACTCATAATGATGAAATAACAG ATAATACGAACTGGGCAAGTGGTGAGGATGACCATGTAGTTGCTAGAGCAGAATACGATTTTGCTGCTGTATCTGAAGAAGAGATTTCCTTCCGTGCTGGTGATATGCTAAACTTAGCTCTGAAAG AACAGCAACCCAAAGTACGTGGTTGGCTTCTGGCTAGTCTTGATGGTCAAACAACAGGACTTATACCTGCTAATTATGTCAAAATTCTTGGTAAAAGAAGAGGTAGAAAAGCAGTGGAATCCAGCAAAATTTCCAAGCAGCAACAAGCTTTTAACAACACAACACTAACTAAAGGAGCCACGGCTGCTGATTCTTTGGATGAACAGGAAGCTGCCTTTGAATCTGTTTTTGTTGAAACTAATAAGGTTCCAGTTGCACTTGATTCCACTGGGAAAGGTGGAGATAAACAAGATCTTTGA